Proteins encoded together in one Cyanobium sp. WAJ14-Wanaka window:
- a CDS encoding alpha/beta fold hydrolase, which yields MNQELLADRTQTCKQLVAAAAAGLLDPQGRSLAAAVQWWELSGLAGQWPVAVLGQGPPLLMLHGFDSSFLEFRRLVPLLADNYQLFIPDLFGFGFCPRPEPAHSNPEAVLAHLSSLVDAIGLHRGESSPAPMGLMGASMGGSVAVELARLRPERIARLLLLAPAGLTGKPMPLPPLLDRLGVNFLGLPGVRKGLCSSAFADPDRDVGPAELEIASLHLSAPGWAPTLASFARSGGFAGCGSPLPQQPLAVLWGANDRILRAPQKRAALALLGDRVEELEACGHLPHIDQPARVAHTWLSSQACP from the coding sequence TTGAACCAAGAGCTGCTGGCGGATCGCACCCAAACCTGCAAGCAATTGGTGGCCGCTGCCGCCGCTGGCCTGCTTGATCCCCAGGGGCGCAGCCTGGCTGCGGCGGTGCAGTGGTGGGAACTTTCGGGCCTGGCCGGCCAATGGCCCGTGGCGGTGCTGGGCCAGGGCCCACCGCTGCTGATGTTGCACGGTTTTGATAGTTCTTTTCTGGAATTTCGGCGCCTGGTGCCACTGCTTGCAGACAACTACCAGCTTTTCATTCCCGATCTTTTTGGTTTCGGGTTTTGCCCCAGACCAGAGCCGGCCCACTCCAATCCGGAGGCGGTGCTGGCCCATTTATCAAGCCTGGTCGATGCCATTGGCCTGCATCGGGGCGAAAGCAGCCCCGCCCCGATGGGCCTAATGGGCGCCTCGATGGGGGGATCGGTGGCGGTGGAGCTGGCCCGACTCCGGCCCGAACGCATCGCCCGCCTGTTGCTCTTGGCCCCGGCTGGTCTCACCGGTAAACCGATGCCACTGCCCCCCCTGCTGGATCGGTTAGGGGTGAATTTTTTGGGTCTACCCGGGGTGCGCAAGGGGTTGTGTAGCTCCGCCTTTGCGGACCCCGATCGGGATGTGGGGCCAGCCGAGCTGGAGATTGCATCACTGCACCTAAGTGCTCCAGGTTGGGCCCCCACCCTGGCCAGCTTTGCCCGCTCCGGCGGCTTTGCCGGCTGCGGCAGCCCCCTGCCCCAGCAACCGCTGGCCGTGCTCTGGGGCGCCAACGATCGAATCCTGAGGGCACCGCAAAAGCGGGCGGCCCTGGCCCTACTTGGCGATCGGGTGGAGGAGCTAGAGGCCTGCGGCCACCTGCCCCACATCGATCAGCCGGCCCGGGTGGCCCACACTTGGCTGAGCTCCCAAGCCTGCCCGTGA
- a CDS encoding iron-containing alcohol dehydrogenase family protein, whose product MSGSFSQHSIAPAAVLRGEGAWQQAIEPIKAIGKRPLLLGRSAATAALRQQCQGDLELAGLVCHSAQLQFDCCEDDLAALAPQAIAAQVDAVIAIGGGKVLDAGKLLAHRLGLACITVPTSAATCAGWTALANIYSPGGAFEGDVALDRCPDLLVFDHGFVRQAPPRTLASGIADGMAKWYEASVSSGASSDGMVQQAVQMARVLRDQLLLEAEAAMADPDSEAWVRVAEACALSAGLIGGIGGARCRTVAAHAVHNGLTQLPASHGLLHGEKVGFGILVQLRLEELIGQNQLAGQARRQLIPLFRQLKLPVELGDLGLANANLNELQQACAFACRPGSDIHHLPFTVEANDLLAALVSSGATERQPA is encoded by the coding sequence ATGAGTGGATCCTTTTCCCAGCACTCCATCGCCCCCGCAGCCGTGCTGCGGGGTGAAGGAGCTTGGCAGCAGGCGATCGAGCCGATCAAGGCAATTGGCAAAAGGCCCCTGCTGCTGGGCCGCAGTGCCGCCACCGCCGCCCTGAGGCAGCAATGCCAAGGGGATTTGGAACTGGCTGGCCTGGTCTGCCACTCCGCCCAACTCCAGTTCGACTGCTGTGAAGACGATCTAGCCGCCCTCGCCCCCCAGGCCATCGCCGCCCAAGTCGATGCGGTGATCGCCATCGGTGGCGGCAAGGTGCTGGATGCGGGAAAACTCCTGGCCCATCGCCTTGGCCTGGCCTGCATCACGGTGCCCACCAGTGCCGCCACCTGTGCGGGCTGGACCGCCCTCGCCAACATCTATTCGCCCGGGGGGGCCTTTGAGGGCGATGTGGCCCTGGATCGCTGCCCAGATTTACTGGTCTTTGACCATGGCTTTGTGCGCCAAGCACCGCCCCGCACCCTCGCCAGCGGCATCGCCGACGGCATGGCCAAGTGGTATGAGGCCTCGGTGAGCAGTGGCGCCAGCAGCGATGGCATGGTGCAGCAGGCGGTGCAAATGGCCAGGGTGCTGCGGGACCAACTGCTGCTGGAGGCGGAAGCGGCGATGGCCGATCCCGATTCAGAGGCCTGGGTGCGGGTGGCCGAGGCCTGTGCCCTCAGCGCCGGACTGATTGGCGGCATTGGTGGTGCCCGCTGCCGCACCGTGGCCGCCCATGCCGTCCATAACGGCCTGACCCAATTGCCCGCCAGCCATGGGCTGCTGCACGGCGAGAAGGTGGGCTTTGGAATCCTGGTTCAGCTGCGCCTGGAGGAGCTGATCGGCCAGAACCAATTGGCGGGCCAGGCCAGGCGGCAATTAATTCCCCTGTTTCGGCAGCTGAAACTGCCCGTGGAGTTGGGCGATTTGGGCCTAGCCAACGCCAACTTGAACGAGCTCCAGCAGGCCTGTGCCTTTGCCTGCAGGCCTGGCTCCGACATCCACCACCTACCTTTTACGGTGGAAGCCAACGACCTTTTGGCGGCCCTGGTGAGTAGTGGCGCCACCGAACGGCAACCGGCTTGA
- a CDS encoding ATP-dependent Clp protease ATP-binding subunit has product MFERFTEKAIKVIMLAQEEARRLGHNFVGTEQILLGLIGEGTGVAAKVLKSMGVNLKDARVEVEKIIGRGSGFVAVEIPFTPRAKRVLELSLEEARQLGHNYIGTEHLLLGLIREGEGVAARVLENLGVDLAKVRTQVIRMLGETAEVAAGGGGGKGSTKTPTLDEFGSNLTQQAADGKLDPVVGRQNEIERVIQILGRRTKNNPVLIGEPGVGKTAIAEGLAQRINSGDIPDILEEKRVLTLDIGSLVAGTKYRGEFEERLKKIMEEIRSAGNVILVIDEVHTLIGAGAAEGAIDAANILKPALARGELQCIGATTLDEYRKHIERDAALERRFQPVMVGEPSVLDTIEILRGLKERYEDHHRLKIADEALVAAATLGDRYISDRFLPDKAIDLVDEAGSRVRLLNSKLPPAAKEVDKQLRAVQKQKEQAVREQDFGKAGELRDKEVELRDQIRSILQARKDESPAAESSSAESSVADTQVAEIQVGDADRMPMVSEEDIAQIVASWTGVPVQKLTETETAKLLNMEETLHQRLIGQDEAVKAVSRAIRRARVGLKNPNRPIASFIFSGPTGVGKTELTKSLAAYFFGSEEAMIRLDMSEFMERHTVSKLIGSPPGYVGFNEGGQLTEAVRRRPYTVVLFDEIEKAHPDVFNLLLQLLEDGRLTDSKGRTVDFKNTLIIMTSNIGSKVIEKGGGGLGFEFGGGDADETNYNRIRSLVNEELKQYFRPEFLNRLDEIIVFRQLSRDEVKEIAEIMLKEVFARMMEKGIALSVTDSFKERLVEEGYNPSYGARPLRRAVMRLLEDSLAEEFLTGRIGEGDSALVDVNEEKQVVIRKQLSAPALPELAAAGV; this is encoded by the coding sequence ATGTTCGAGAGGTTTACCGAAAAGGCCATCAAGGTGATCATGCTGGCCCAAGAGGAGGCCCGCCGTCTTGGTCACAACTTTGTTGGCACCGAGCAAATTCTGCTGGGCCTTATTGGTGAAGGCACCGGCGTGGCAGCCAAAGTTCTGAAATCAATGGGGGTCAACCTCAAGGACGCCCGGGTCGAGGTGGAGAAGATCATCGGCCGGGGTTCCGGCTTTGTGGCTGTTGAGATTCCCTTCACCCCCAGGGCCAAAAGGGTGCTTGAGCTATCCCTAGAGGAAGCTCGCCAACTCGGCCACAACTACATAGGTACGGAACACCTGCTGCTCGGTCTGATCCGTGAAGGTGAAGGTGTGGCAGCCCGGGTTCTGGAGAACCTCGGCGTCGACCTAGCCAAGGTGCGCACCCAGGTGATTCGGATGCTGGGTGAAACGGCCGAGGTGGCCGCGGGCGGCGGCGGCGGCAAGGGCTCCACCAAAACCCCCACCCTCGACGAATTCGGCAGCAACCTCACCCAACAGGCCGCCGATGGCAAACTCGATCCTGTGGTGGGCCGGCAGAACGAAATTGAAAGGGTGATCCAGATCCTGGGTCGCCGCACCAAAAATAACCCGGTACTTATTGGTGAACCAGGGGTGGGTAAGACCGCCATCGCCGAAGGCCTGGCCCAGCGCATTAACTCCGGGGATATCCCCGACATCCTTGAAGAGAAGAGGGTACTCACCTTGGATATCGGCTCACTGGTGGCTGGCACCAAGTACCGGGGCGAGTTTGAGGAGCGCCTCAAAAAGATCATGGAGGAAATCCGCAGCGCCGGAAACGTGATTCTGGTGATCGACGAGGTTCACACCTTGATCGGCGCTGGGGCAGCTGAGGGCGCCATCGATGCCGCCAACATCCTCAAGCCGGCCCTGGCCAGGGGCGAGCTGCAATGCATCGGGGCCACCACCCTCGATGAATACCGCAAGCACATTGAGCGGGATGCGGCCCTGGAGCGCCGTTTCCAGCCAGTGATGGTGGGTGAACCATCCGTGCTCGACACAATCGAAATCCTACGGGGCCTCAAGGAGCGCTACGAGGATCACCATCGCCTCAAGATCGCCGATGAGGCCCTAGTTGCGGCAGCGACCCTGGGGGATCGCTACATCTCAGATCGCTTCCTGCCCGACAAGGCGATCGACCTGGTCGATGAGGCGGGCAGCCGGGTGCGCCTGCTGAATTCGAAGCTGCCTCCCGCCGCCAAGGAGGTTGACAAGCAGTTGCGCGCCGTGCAGAAGCAAAAGGAGCAGGCCGTGCGGGAACAGGACTTCGGCAAGGCCGGAGAACTGCGGGATAAGGAAGTGGAGTTGCGCGATCAAATCCGCTCGATCCTTCAGGCCCGCAAGGACGAAAGCCCAGCGGCTGAAAGCTCCTCTGCTGAAAGCTCAGTGGCTGACACCCAGGTGGCCGAAATTCAGGTGGGCGATGCCGATCGCATGCCGATGGTGTCAGAGGAGGACATCGCCCAAATCGTGGCCTCCTGGACTGGCGTACCCGTACAAAAGCTCACCGAAACCGAAACGGCAAAGCTGCTCAACATGGAGGAAACCCTCCACCAGCGCCTGATTGGTCAAGACGAAGCCGTGAAGGCCGTTTCCCGCGCCATCCGCCGCGCCCGGGTGGGGCTCAAAAACCCCAACCGACCAATCGCCAGCTTCATCTTCTCCGGCCCCACCGGTGTCGGCAAAACAGAGCTCACCAAGTCCCTAGCTGCCTACTTCTTTGGCAGCGAAGAGGCCATGATCCGGCTCGACATGTCCGAGTTCATGGAGCGCCACACGGTCAGCAAGCTGATCGGCTCCCCCCCCGGCTACGTGGGCTTCAACGAGGGCGGCCAGCTCACCGAAGCGGTGCGCCGCAGGCCCTACACCGTGGTGCTCTTCGATGAAATCGAGAAGGCCCACCCCGATGTGTTCAACCTGCTGCTGCAGCTCCTTGAAGATGGTCGCCTGACCGATTCCAAGGGCCGCACGGTCGACTTCAAAAACACCCTGATCATCATGACCTCGAACATTGGTTCGAAGGTTATTGAGAAGGGCGGCGGCGGCCTGGGCTTCGAATTTGGCGGTGGCGATGCAGATGAAACCAACTACAACCGCATTCGCTCCCTGGTGAATGAGGAGCTGAAGCAGTACTTCCGTCCGGAATTCCTCAACCGCCTCGACGAAATCATCGTTTTCCGCCAACTCAGCCGCGACGAGGTCAAGGAAATCGCCGAGATCATGCTCAAGGAGGTCTTCGCCCGCATGATGGAGAAGGGCATTGCCCTTTCCGTAACCGACAGCTTCAAGGAGCGGTTGGTGGAAGAGGGCTACAACCCCAGCTACGGGGCCAGACCCCTGCGCCGGGCCGTGATGCGCCTGCTCGAAGACTCCCTGGCCGAGGAATTCCTCACCGGTCGAATTGGCGAAGGGGATTCGGCCCTGGTGGATGTGAACGAAGAGAAGCAGGTGGTGATTCGCAAACAGCTCTCTGCCCCTGCCCTACCTGAACTGGCGGCAGCTGGGGTCTAG
- a CDS encoding GNAT family N-acetyltransferase codes for MAPAYCSSSDFSNGIDAPSNGDGCVETARGTKTMTIGAMGHPGRAKPLEIGNLEHCLQLDQSCLGGIWSRSHWQTELADPHRPGMGIWLGASPNPQVLGAMASGWLVVDELHITLVAVAPQQRRRGLGCQVLGALLELGKGQGALQATLEVACGNLAAVALYRRLGFRDAGIRRGYYRNGDDALIQWVSL; via the coding sequence ATGGCGCCGGCCTATTGCAGCAGTTCAGATTTCAGCAATGGTATTGATGCCCCCTCAAATGGCGATGGGTGTGTTGAAACGGCCAGGGGTACAAAGACGATGACGATTGGAGCCATGGGGCATCCGGGCCGGGCCAAACCCCTGGAAATTGGCAATCTGGAGCACTGCCTCCAGCTTGATCAAAGCTGCCTGGGCGGCATCTGGAGCCGCAGTCATTGGCAAACGGAGCTGGCCGACCCGCACCGGCCGGGCATGGGCATCTGGCTTGGGGCCAGCCCAAATCCCCAGGTGCTGGGGGCGATGGCCAGCGGCTGGCTGGTGGTGGACGAACTACACATCACCCTGGTGGCGGTGGCCCCGCAGCAGCGACGGCGCGGCCTGGGCTGCCAGGTACTGGGGGCCCTACTGGAGTTGGGCAAGGGGCAGGGGGCCCTCCAGGCCACCCTGGAGGTGGCCTGCGGCAACCTTGCGGCCGTGGCCCTTTACCGCCGCCTCGGCTTTCGCGATGCAGGTATTCGTCGCGGTTACTACCGCAATGGCGACGATGCCCTGATCCAATGGGTGAGTTTGTAG
- the lysA gene encoding diaminopimelate decarboxylase: MVASTEFAKAFGAALEPNLDLASPNRNLAPLTARIETTGHLAVGGCRLADLASSYGTPLYVLDEASLRGTCRAYRQALEQHYPGPSLAIYASKANSSLAISALVASEGLGLDAVSAGELLTALEGGMPAERIVFHGNNKSREELALAAGRGVTVVADNWRDLELLGELAEDFSQPVQLMLRFTPGIECHTHEYIRTGHLDSKFGFDPDQLEIVLKHLAGCPWARLTGLHAHIGSQIFELQPHRDLAGVMADALQLARSLGHPIRDLNVGGGLGIRYVASDDPPSIQEWVKTVAEAVLAACRARDLELPRLLCEPGRSLVATAGVTVYEIGSRKEIPGIRTYLSVDGGMSDNPRPITYESQYTAMLANRPLAAATETVTVAGKHCESGDVLLKDLALPPATSGDLLVVFSTGAYNASMGSNYNRIPRPAAVLVHGGVAELVQRREQPEDLLRYDVLPSRLMPVT, translated from the coding sequence ATGGTGGCTTCCACTGAATTCGCAAAAGCTTTTGGGGCTGCCCTCGAGCCAAATCTTGACCTGGCCAGCCCCAACCGCAATCTGGCGCCCCTGACCGCCCGGATCGAAACCACGGGCCACTTGGCCGTGGGTGGTTGCCGTTTGGCGGATCTGGCCAGTAGCTATGGCACGCCGCTATACGTGCTCGATGAGGCCAGCCTGCGGGGCACCTGTCGGGCCTACCGCCAGGCCCTCGAGCAGCACTACCCGGGCCCGTCGTTGGCGATCTATGCCTCGAAGGCCAATAGCTCCCTGGCAATTTCCGCCCTGGTGGCCTCCGAGGGCCTTGGTCTTGATGCGGTGTCTGCGGGGGAGCTGCTGACTGCCCTCGAGGGCGGCATGCCCGCCGAGCGGATCGTCTTCCATGGCAACAACAAATCCCGGGAGGAACTGGCCCTGGCCGCAGGGCGGGGGGTGACGGTGGTGGCAGACAACTGGCGGGATTTGGAATTGCTTGGCGAGTTGGCAGAGGACTTCAGCCAGCCGGTCCAGTTGATGCTGCGCTTTACCCCTGGGATCGAATGCCATACCCACGAGTACATCCGCACGGGTCACCTAGACAGCAAATTCGGCTTTGATCCCGACCAGCTGGAGATCGTGCTGAAACATTTGGCGGGCTGCCCCTGGGCCCGGCTCACTGGCCTGCACGCCCACATCGGCTCCCAAATTTTTGAACTCCAGCCCCATCGCGACCTGGCTGGGGTGATGGCCGATGCGCTCCAGCTGGCCCGCTCCCTGGGCCATCCGATCCGGGATTTGAATGTGGGTGGTGGCCTGGGCATTCGCTATGTGGCCTCCGACGATCCCCCTTCGATCCAGGAGTGGGTCAAAACCGTGGCGGAGGCGGTGCTGGCTGCCTGCCGAGCCCGCGATTTGGAGTTGCCGCGGCTGCTCTGTGAGCCAGGCCGATCGCTGGTGGCCACGGCCGGTGTCACGGTTTACGAAATAGGCAGCCGTAAGGAGATTCCAGGCATTCGCACCTATCTATCGGTGGATGGGGGGATGAGCGACAACCCCCGGCCAATTACTTACGAATCCCAATACACCGCCATGCTGGCGAATCGTCCCCTGGCGGCGGCGACCGAAACGGTCACGGTGGCTGGAAAGCACTGCGAATCGGGCGATGTGCTGCTCAAGGACCTGGCCCTGCCCCCTGCCACCAGTGGCGATTTGCTGGTGGTGTTTTCCACCGGCGCCTACAACGCTTCGATGGGCTCCAATTACAACCGCATCCCCCGGCCCGCCGCCGTTTTGGTCCATGGGGGCGTGGCGGAATTAGTTCAACGCCGGGAGCAACCGGAAGATCTACTGCGCTACGACGTTTTGCCTTCCCGACTTATGCCGGTAACTTGA
- the cdaA gene encoding diadenylate cyclase CdaA: MGATLAALQLIDFRLLLDLIFATGLGVLVLGRVTEARTLWLLRGYLLLVALAWFVQRYANLPLTSKLVDALVLACSLALAILWQGELRRLMELLGTARIGVLFGSRKRDQLASGSVAILSEAAGRLSQARRGGLIVVDMGSDLRPEDFLNPGINLDAQLSVDLLLNLFAADTPLHDGAVLVKANRIVAAGVILPLSRQGLNRYGTRHLAALGLTERFDQCLAIVVSEETGTLSLASQGRLERPITSSRLHDLLSQALALPAGRSVVKDPLELRG; this comes from the coding sequence ATGGGGGCAACGTTGGCCGCGCTGCAGTTGATCGACTTTCGACTGCTCCTCGACCTGATCTTTGCCACTGGCTTGGGGGTCTTGGTGCTGGGTCGGGTCACGGAGGCTCGGACCCTTTGGCTGTTGCGGGGCTATCTGCTGCTGGTAGCCCTGGCCTGGTTTGTGCAGCGCTACGCAAACCTGCCCCTCACCTCCAAGTTGGTGGATGCCCTAGTGCTGGCCTGCAGCCTTGCCCTTGCCATTCTCTGGCAGGGGGAATTGCGGCGGCTGATGGAATTACTTGGCACGGCCCGCATTGGCGTGCTCTTTGGCAGCCGTAAACGGGACCAACTGGCCTCTGGCTCGGTGGCGATCCTCAGCGAGGCGGCCGGTCGCCTTTCCCAGGCCCGCCGAGGCGGTTTGATTGTGGTGGATATGGGCAGCGACCTGCGCCCCGAGGATTTTCTCAATCCAGGCATCAACCTCGATGCCCAATTGTCGGTTGACCTGCTGCTCAACCTGTTTGCGGCCGACACCCCACTCCACGATGGGGCGGTGCTGGTGAAGGCGAACCGGATCGTGGCGGCGGGGGTGATCCTGCCCCTCTCCCGCCAGGGCCTCAACCGCTATGGCACCCGCCATTTGGCGGCCCTGGGCCTAACTGAACGCTTTGATCAATGCCTGGCGATTGTGGTTTCAGAGGAAACCGGGACCCTATCGCTCGCCTCCCAGGGCCGGCTGGAGCGGCCGATCACCAGTAGCCGTTTGCACGACCTGCTAAGCCAGGCCCTGGCCTTGCCAGCAGGTCGTAGCGTGGTCAAAGACCCGCTGGAACTTCGCGGATGA
- a CDS encoding isoprenyl transferase: MSRVLATTPALGRTPMPTGLDPARLPRHVAVIMDGNGRWASRRNLPRVMGHREGVEALKRTLRLCSDWGIGSLTAYAFSTENWNRPGEEVSFLMTLFERVLARELQALEQEQVRIRFLGDLSPLPNGLQQLIADATARTAANTGIHFNVCTNYGSRAELVLAAQRLAERAAAGQLAPAEITEELFAAELHTAGEPDPDLLIRTSGERRISNFLLWQLAYAELHITDVLWPDFDEQAMLTALLDYQRRERRFGGVDPLA, from the coding sequence ATGAGTCGCGTGCTGGCGACCACCCCGGCCCTTGGCCGCACACCTATGCCGACGGGCCTTGATCCGGCCCGTTTGCCGCGCCATGTGGCCGTGATCATGGATGGCAATGGCCGCTGGGCCAGCCGCCGCAACCTGCCCCGGGTGATGGGGCACCGGGAGGGGGTGGAGGCCTTAAAGCGCACCTTGAGGCTCTGCAGCGACTGGGGAATTGGCTCTTTGACGGCCTATGCCTTCTCCACGGAAAACTGGAATCGGCCCGGCGAGGAGGTCAGTTTCCTGATGACCCTGTTTGAGCGGGTGCTGGCTCGCGAGCTCCAAGCCCTTGAGCAGGAGCAGGTGCGCATCCGTTTCCTTGGCGACCTCTCCCCCCTGCCAAATGGGTTGCAGCAGCTGATAGCCGACGCCACGGCCCGCACTGCGGCCAACACCGGCATCCATTTCAACGTTTGCACCAACTACGGCAGCCGGGCCGAATTGGTGCTGGCCGCCCAGCGGTTGGCCGAGCGAGCCGCCGCCGGCCAGCTGGCGCCGGCCGAGATCACTGAGGAACTGTTTGCCGCTGAGTTGCACACTGCCGGTGAGCCCGATCCCGACCTCCTAATTCGCACCAGCGGTGAGCGGCGCATCAGTAATTTCCTGCTCTGGCAGCTCGCCTATGCCGAGCTGCACATCACCGACGTGCTTTGGCCCGATTTTGACGAGCAGGCCATGTTGACTGCCCTGCTCGATTACCAGCGGCGGGAGCGCCGCTTTGGTGGTGTTGACCCCCTTGCCTGA
- the bioB gene encoding biotin synthase BioB — translation MTPLPDHLVITRHNWSRAEIQTLLELPLMDLLWQAQGVHRAANPGYQVQLASLLSVKTGGCEEDCAYCPQSMYNSSDVAAQPELDVAPVLERARAAKAAGADRFCMGWAWREIRDGAPFDAMLEMVRGVRKLGMEACVTAGMLTDQQAAKLAQAGLTAYNHNLDTSPEHYDQIISTRTYQERLETLARVRSSGITICCGGIIGMGESHADRAGLLEVLANLNPHPESVPINALVAVEGTPLEDLPAVDPLELVRMVATARIVMPHSRVRLSAGRQELNREAQILCLLAGADSIFYGDTLLTTGNPDVAADRELLAAAGVRVG, via the coding sequence TTGACCCCCTTGCCTGACCACCTAGTGATCACCCGCCACAACTGGAGCCGCGCCGAGATCCAGACCCTGCTGGAACTGCCCCTGATGGACCTGCTCTGGCAGGCCCAAGGGGTGCATCGGGCCGCCAATCCCGGTTACCAGGTCCAGCTGGCTTCGCTGCTGAGTGTCAAGACCGGCGGCTGCGAGGAGGACTGCGCCTACTGCCCCCAATCGATGTACAACAGCAGCGATGTGGCTGCCCAGCCGGAGCTGGATGTGGCGCCCGTGCTGGAGCGGGCCCGGGCGGCTAAAGCGGCTGGGGCTGACCGCTTTTGCATGGGTTGGGCCTGGCGTGAAATCCGGGATGGCGCCCCCTTCGACGCCATGCTCGAGATGGTGCGCGGCGTGCGCAAGTTGGGCATGGAGGCCTGCGTAACGGCCGGCATGCTCACCGACCAGCAGGCCGCAAAGCTGGCGCAAGCGGGCCTGACTGCCTACAACCACAACCTCGACACCAGCCCAGAGCACTACGACCAGATCATTTCCACCCGCACCTACCAGGAGCGCCTGGAAACCCTGGCCAGGGTCCGTAGTTCGGGCATCACCATTTGCTGCGGCGGCATCATTGGCATGGGAGAGAGCCACGCTGATCGCGCCGGCCTGTTGGAGGTGCTCGCCAACCTCAACCCCCACCCCGAAAGCGTGCCGATCAATGCCCTGGTGGCGGTGGAAGGCACCCCCCTCGAGGACCTGCCGGCGGTGGACCCCCTGGAGCTGGTGCGGATGGTGGCCACCGCCCGGATAGTGATGCCCCACAGCCGGGTGCGCCTCAGCGCCGGCCGGCAGGAACTGAACCGGGAAGCCCAGATCCTTTGCCTGTTGGCGGGGGCGGATTCGATCTTCTATGGCGACACCTTGCTCACCACCGGCAATCCGGACGTGGCAGCAGATCGGGAGCTCCTGGCTGCAGCCGGCGTGCGGGTGGGCTGA
- a CDS encoding rhodanese-related sulfurtransferase has product MGFQVAAFYRFALFSQEELPLWQQRLRSLGEAAELKGTVLLAPEGVNGTICGPEAGVESLVEQLRLDPRLADLEVKTAEAHQQTFYRLKVRIKREIVTMGCGAVKPYLGEAPREASAVGTHVSAQQWNQLIADPETLVIDTRNDYEVALGSFAGAIDPGTGSFREFPAWVENKLKPLVAEQKPRQIAMFCTGGIRCEKATAYLLQQGFEGVHHLQGGILKYLETVPEPTSQWQGECFVFDQRVTVNHQLEPGEASLCHACRRPLTAADRLLPSYVPGVSCGHCLAEHDAEDRGRFAERQRQIGLAKARGEAHIGKLHQ; this is encoded by the coding sequence ATGGGTTTTCAGGTTGCCGCTTTCTACCGTTTTGCGCTGTTTAGCCAGGAAGAACTGCCGCTTTGGCAGCAGCGCTTGCGCAGCTTGGGGGAAGCCGCCGAGCTGAAGGGCACCGTGCTGCTGGCACCGGAGGGGGTGAACGGCACGATCTGCGGGCCTGAGGCTGGCGTAGAGAGCCTTGTTGAGCAACTGCGCCTGGATCCTCGGCTTGCGGACCTGGAGGTCAAAACAGCCGAGGCCCACCAGCAGACCTTCTACCGCCTCAAGGTGCGCATCAAGCGGGAGATCGTCACGATGGGTTGTGGGGCCGTGAAGCCCTATCTGGGGGAGGCTCCCCGGGAGGCCTCAGCCGTGGGCACCCATGTTTCAGCCCAGCAATGGAACCAGTTGATTGCCGATCCGGAAACCCTGGTGATCGACACCCGCAACGACTACGAGGTGGCCCTGGGCAGCTTCGCTGGGGCCATCGATCCGGGCACCGGCAGTTTTCGGGAGTTTCCGGCCTGGGTTGAAAACAAGCTCAAGCCCTTGGTGGCGGAGCAAAAGCCCAGGCAGATCGCCATGTTCTGCACCGGTGGGATCCGCTGTGAGAAGGCCACGGCTTACTTGCTGCAGCAGGGTTTTGAAGGGGTCCACCACCTGCAGGGCGGCATTTTGAAGTACCTCGAAACCGTGCCTGAGCCGACAAGCCAGTGGCAGGGCGAGTGTTTTGTGTTTGACCAACGGGTCACGGTCAACCACCAACTCGAGCCCGGTGAGGCAAGCCTTTGCCATGCCTGCCGCCGCCCCCTCACCGCCGCCGATCGGCTGCTGCCTAGCTACGTGCCAGGGGTCAGCTGCGGCCATTGCTTGGCCGAGCACGATGCTGAAGATCGAGGCCGTTTTGCGGAGCGGCAGCGCCAAATTGGCCTGGCCAAGGCCCGGGGCGAGGCCCACATCGGCAAGCTGCACCAGTGA